The DNA window ctctaattaaaaacaaaattgctatttcacaatattttgcaataagatatttcttgccattgcgcaatactgtgcaattgaaaagactttctattgcacaatacttaatataataattttgaatcctgatttggaccaacttgaaaactgggcccataatcataaatctaagtacatgtttggattcagcatatcaaagaaccccaagatttcaatttttgttaaaatcaaactaagtttaattttggaccctttggactttaatgtagaccaatttgaaaacaagaccaaaaatgaggaatctacatacacagttagatttggcatatcaaagaaccccatttattcaattttttatgaaaccagacaaagtttaattttggacccgatttggaccaacttgaaaactgggccggtaatcaagaatctaagtacatttttagattcagcatatcaaagatcccaaccgattaattttttgtcaaaatcaaacgaagtttaattttggaccctttggaccttaatgtagaccaatttgaaaacgggaccaaaagttaaaaatctacatacacagttagattcggcatatcaaagaaccccaattattcaattttgatgaaatcaaacaaagtttaattttggaccttttgggccccttattcctaaactgttgggaccaaaactcccaaaatcattaccaaccttccttttatggtcataaaccttgtgtttaaatttcatagatttctattcacttatactaaagttatggttcgaaaaccaagaaaatgtttatttgggtccctttttggcccctaattcctaaactgttgagacataaactcccaaaatcaataccaaccttccttttgtggtcattaacattgtgtttaaatttcattattttctatttacttaaactaaagttattgtgcgaaaaccaagaataatgcttatttgggcccttttttggcccctaattcctacactgttgaaaccaaaacacccaaaatcaatcccaacctttcttttgtggtcataaaccttgtgtcaaaatttcatagatttctattaacttaaactaaagttatagtgcgaaaaccaagaaaatgcttatttgggccctttttggcccctaattcctaaaatgttgggaccaaaactcccaaaatcaataccaaccttccttttgtggtcataaaccttgtgataaaattttatagatttatattcacttttactaaagttagagtgcgaaaactaaaagtattcggacgacgacgacgacgacgacgacgacgacgccaacgtgatagcaatatacgacgaaatttttttcaaaatttgcggtcgtataaaaagtccACGAAACTAAAGACTAACCAGACAAATGAATAACGATCAACAATAATGCTGTCAATAGTAAGGGTCTTACTAAAGTGCACTTGATTGGAAATCAGTTAAgtctaatttcttttttttattactgaagTGAAGCAAAAGCAAACACCTACATACATAGGAACAACTTATTATAtgcctgactttgtacaggacattttaagaaaatgttatagGTTTAACATGGGTTTATGGCAAGCCACACCTCCCgattatgacaatgttaaaacatAACTAGAAAACAGAATTGCAGCAAAAACACACACATCACAGTGAACCGTGGCATTTTGTGATGTTGCAGGTAAAAATATGAGGCAGACGTAATTGTCACTGTggtgttgttttattcaatGTCTTAGAGATAcatgatatcaaaatatttacaacgAGAGTATCTATTTGATGagagaacgtcatctatatagtgTTACCTTTCATTTTCTAAATAACAAATGCATTcgtgtaaataataaattaacatatcaaaatgataagTAAGTCATCCGTATTATAGCAAGACATGTATCACCCACATGGTACttggtttttttctatatatctaACCATCATTAGAAGTTATGATGCTCTAGTTATCCTTACCTTAGTAATAggtataattttaatgttaGACTGATATAATTATCAGAACTAAAATGACTCAGTTAATGAGGCGTATAATTCAGTCATCTTAAAGTTATAGTCTACTTTCATGACCTTTGCGGGTTCAAAAATATATTGCCTTAAtctatagatttaaaaaaatgtctgcaTCACCATTGAACAGAATCAACGATTCATAAAGAAGAATAAAGGCAAATTTAAAAGGAATCAGATTATGATATGTAGTGACATGTAAgatagtttatatattttttaaatgaaaaaaatgatgaaataagCACTTCatttaaagaatacaaaaacatatgatattagattttttgcatgtgtttaatttcttatttataacatattgCTCTTATAAAAATTTGAGATATTCTTCTAATCCTGActttatacatataatatagtaCTAACTTCAAATTCATTTAGTGTCTGGTCAAAATATGtcttatttgccaaaaaaacataacttcttttttatatttaaaaaaaaatacagatattaTAAACAGAACCGAAATAATACTGCTAATGAGGCGTATTTTTTAATCATCCATGgagcaatttatttaaattttaaagtttcagaaatataattctatgatatattaatataaacCTTAGCATTAcacaaattattataattatcgTAATCgctataaaatttataacaactgTATAAAAAAAGCATAACAAAATGGCAATTAGACGCTATATGAACAAAGCACATACGCAGAAAGTAAAGACCATACAAAACATGTCTATAGCTGAATAACATCGTACCATAATGAGGAGCGTATAATACAGAACTACAACAAGAATATTACTAAATATTACTAAATAGACTAACAGAAAATAGttaaaggtaccagaattacaattaagtacgccagacgcgcgttcgtctacataaaactcatcagtgacgctcatatcaaaatagttataacccaaacaaatacaaagttgaagagcattgaggatccaaaattccaaataaaGTGCGCAAAATATgactaaggtaatatatgcctgggataaaaaataaaacttcagtttttcgaaaaattcaaagtttggtaaacagaaaatttataaaaatgaccacataattgatattcatgtcaacaccgaagtgctgactactgggctggtgataccctcggggacgaaacgtcctccagcagaggcatcgaaccagtggtgtaaatagttatcaaaggtaccagaattataatttagtacgccagacgagcgttttgtctacataagactcatcagtgacgctaatatcaaaataaccgaaacaaatacaaagttgaagagcattgaggatccaaaattccaaacaagttgtgccaaatacggctaatgtaatctatgcctgggataagaaaatccttagtccttcgaaaaattcaaagttttgtaaacaggaaatttataaaaatgacaacataattgatattcatgtcaacaccgaagtgctgactactgggctggtgataccctcggggacgaaacatccaccagcaaaggcatcgacccagttgtgtaaatagttatcaagggTACCAGAattatgatttagtacgccagacgcgcgtttcatctacataagactcatcagtgacgctcatatcaaaatatactaAGACAATAAAAATGAACACTATGAAAGGTAACTAAGATGATTAATAACACCAGTACCTAGAACATTTTCTTCAATATCATCCTGTTTTATTTGTgaatacaacatataaaaactaaagactcagcaacacgaaccccatctaAAACGGGGAGTGATCCTAAGGGCCTCACAAAGTTATACTACAAAAACTGAATATATGACACAACATTCAAAACATAATTTCCTCTTTTTAATAGCAAATGCATTCGACCATTTACATATGATATATTACAAACAATGATCAAGTTGTATTGTCATGCATTTTTGTCAGATATGCATACCCCAAAGATGTTTCTccatttttgtcataaatgcATAGATCAAGAATGTTTCTCCAATGTTTCTCCATGAGTTTTGTAAGAAATAAAGAGATAAATGATGTTTCTCCATAGAAATggcatgtatttttttcagaattatatAGCTGAAGAATGCTTTTCCATAGAAAtgtcatacattttgtactattGATATAGATCAATGATTTTTCTCCAAATCTTTCATTGCAACAGCTGCTACAAAGGCGGCACCTTCACCGCTACCATCCTTGAGAAGAAATAACTTAACCTGAAACAAAGTACTAggtttattgattgattggttgagaGTGTTTAACGGAACTAAAACTACActttaagtcaaaaacaaaatataagataGAAAGGTATTTGTGGTGTATAGCTCTTCgtcatttttaataagctttgaATCTAAAATATTTTAGCCTTAAGCATCACTGAAGATGGTCGGAATGTCTACTGGTGCAGAAATATAAGTACAGTTTATGTTAACataaaaatcatgaatataACTTCAGTTTTGTTCTGCTTTTTctattactgtaaaccaacttattttcgcggatactttatttcgcgtttagcCCTTTCGATTCCATTTCGCAGTAAttaaatttcgcgattttctaaCTAACTTGATGTAGTTAAATAAGGAAAGATGcaagttttacatattcgcgacgatttaaattagcgttatttttctactcgcacaaatcgcgaaaataaatcgctcgcaaAATTTACTTGGTTTACAGTATGACAACGACGTTTAAATAAAGCAAGTAGCAAACTTTCGATACAATTTCCATCGATTGTGATCTTGAAACTGTTATGAATGTTCGCTATTCtgaaacaacaataaaattgagaaaggaaatggtgaatatgtcaaagcgacaaccacccgacaatagagcagacaacagccgaaggcgaccaatgggtcttcaatgtagcgggAATTCCCGCACCTGTAGGTGTCcctcagctgacccctaaaatatgcataacaGTACAGTgacaatggacgtcatactaaactctgaattatacaaaagaaacttaaatttaaaatcatacaagactaacaaaggccagaggctcctgacttgggacaggcgcaaaattgcggcggggttaaacatgtttatgagatcaaAACATGAACACTTTATAaaagacttttttaaaaattgtaactcTATAAAATACAGAACTTAAAAACAACAAGCGAAAACAAGTTGCAGGTCCATGttcttgtttttgagatatcaGACGTTGAATAAATAacgatttaaaaataaaattaagtgaAACTTAATGGATTCAACTTGAGGTCTCtgaaaagtaaaagacaattgTTAAACTTacttatgttcagtagttgtcgtttgttattgtggttcataagtgtttctcgttttttgagggttttttttatagataagaccattttcttttcaatttgcgtgattttacactagtcatttttggagTCCGGtacagcttgctgttcgatgtgagccatggcaccgtgttgaagactgtactttgacctgtaGTGGTTTagatttataaattgtgacttggagggagagttgtctcgtgGACACTCATACCACGTCTTTTAATATCTATTAAGTATGTAACAACtcataaagaaaataatgtatatCCATTACAATACGatcctttatcaattttcagTTATATGATTTACCTTAACGTCAGGCAGTAATCTGTTTAATACTTCCAGCATGTGTTTATGGTAGTTGGGATGATGTTCGTACAGGGAACCATCAATACCTACtgatatttctttcttttccaTACGCTTTAAAAGCACTGTTAAAGCTACAAAAGTACATAAGTTGTCAGTGACTGAGCTACTAACATGTAAACATCAATTTGTGATCTTACTATACCTAAATAAGTAAAACTTAGGTAATTACACAATTTcctcataaataaaatataagttaattaatttaatcaagcatatttacattttaaacatgtGGATTATATGGACAGTTGTTTCTAcgtaaataattttgatgtgtTCTATAGTATTCCataattaatcaaattaaaatagcatAATTTTGTTctcaggataaaaaaaacaaatattctttaaaaaacacatattcaaaatgttaaaagattgATGCAATAAAGCAATGCTTACAATAtgtacaaatgaaataaattaccTGTCGCTACAATGTATGCACCTCTCTGTGACACTAAGTAACACACTTCTTTGACTAGACCGATATCTTCTTCTGTAACACGTGTGTCATTGCCATGTAAATCAAATTCTTTCAGAACATTCAGAGTATTGTTATTGCTACCATCTGTTTcgctatattaaaaaaagaatgcattgctttatcatgtttaatcttagtttatatttcaaaaagtacTTATTCTTATTAAGCTTAAAACAggtaaaatgtttatgtttttttccgTTAAGAACATATATACCAAACGGGATATGGTTTAAGTGTAAATTACGACAGCAGTCTTACCTAACATAAACCAAATGACAACTAAAGATGGAGATATTATTCGTATGCATATGTCTGTGACTGAAAACTTTGACAGTGCATTTAAGGACCTTGgcctactgtggattcattataattCGTCGGATACCAATTGtcatggatttcgtgggtacaggtgaaacacgaaattaaatgttcaacgaattacaaaatATCTATAGGATTATATGCAGACTTCGGCGAAACCACGAAATTGAATATCCATAAGCATGCAAGGTTTCggtaatccacgaaaattggtacccacgaaataaatgaatccacagtattaaaGGTCTAAGTGGTGcaactactgtatcactagtTTATAACCACTGAAATTATGACTCATTTCGACTCCAATCGTCACAGATTATGATTGACAGTTTTCCAATCGATGGTCGGTGTAAGTATCATCTGGCTCTCTGGTGTCCTTTTGGCAAAAAATGATCTTCCAAACATAGTGTTGTACGTTTCGTTataaaccaatcaatcaatactgACCTCTAGTTCTGTTATGTTTGTGTGTTGTTGCGTTACTGTCTCATCAGTgtataaattttaactaactCGACAGTGACATCTTATGAACGCATTGTGtaaataatttatacatttgttatgTATGATTAGGATATCCGTTAATGGTAAAATAGATGCATTAAATTGTGAGATAAAACAggtcaaagataccaggcttgtCTATGCCAGAAGCTCGCTTCGTCTACAGTAAGAAACATATCAGTGACGCTGGAAAAAAAGGGAAAGGCCGAAAACAGTACAGAATGTGCAGTTGATTTTGACTGTGCTGATCGATTTCAATCAGTtcagaataaactcatcatagataccaggataaaatgtagtatacgccagacgcccgtttcgtctacaaaagactcatcagagaTGTTCGAATCCaaacaagttaaaaaggccaaataaagtacgaagttgaagcgcattgaggaccaaaattcctaaacgttttgccaaatacagctaaggtaatccatgcctgaggtagaaaagccttagtatttcaaaaagttcaaaaatgtgtaaacagtataaatataacaatatcaatgacatGCATATATAGCTAGTGATAATACACGATGCACTACtggttttttaaatacatgaacGACTATGTGTCACACTTCTATTTGCACAACTGCTATAATATGGTTCAAATTGGCCAACATTATCAGGTTCGCGAGTAATCATAGTTCTAATATGCTATTGTCACTTACCTTTCAATAGATGCCACACTTTTGGCATTGAGTGACCATCGAGTATCTAATTTCTTGGAAGATTTTCCATTAAAAAGGGTTTTATTATCTATCAATTTTACTAAACACAATCTAACAAGTTCACCAATATACATTCCACTGAAGGATTTTTCTAATCTACAATAGACAAAATACatcattattttacaaatacattGTTTACCAAGTTTTACAAGAATGCAAAAGCTCTTTAATGATACCAGGCATAAAATTTTGAACGCCAGAAGGTAGTTTATTTACTGATTTCAGAAATCATCCCTTAAACATGTCAAACATGTAGTCTATTATATTAACTTGGAGCAATGTATTTGAAATTACTACATACGGTATTGGTTATAAACAAATACTCTCAAACAAAAGCATTCTCTCTTTTATCCCTGTTTACCTTTATTAAGataaataacatacatgtaggaagtataaatattatttcttaaCTTTACTATAAAggtctaatttaaaaaaaaatacttacgtATACGAATCTGGGTGGTTAGAGAACTTATTGATTTCTCTTTCAAATTCATTCTTGTAAAAATCTAAACATCCATTGTCTCCTAAAGCTCCCCATTCAACGTCAACAAGAAtctgagataaaaaaaaatattttttttgttttcactaATCTTTTTTGTTAATAGAATGTATATCACAATTAACTAAGTTACAATATGATTAGCCCGGTCTATTATTACTCATTGCCGCACACAACGTATGAACCAaggcatactttttttttattttcttaatacttGTTAACAAATGTgaacaaataaagaaacatgTGTGTTTTCATTTAATCGAATAAAATCAATCGACTTACTTTTAgtgcatataaataaaacaaacgtAGGGTATGTGATAATAAACCTACAAACAAggataacaatttataaaaaatactgaTAAGATTAACACACCTTGTCTGAATGAGCATCTTCTGTGCTAACTCTTTTATATCGTGCTCTGTCTTCCACTATACATGCATTTGATCCagtccctaaacaaataaaaacagatCAATGAAAAAAGCTCTTTATAGGCTTCTTTGTCGTCCAACACTactcttctttttatttttgcatcAGGAACGCTAACGAAGGTAGACATAGGTTCAGAAAAATAACTATAACTTAATACTATGAGTACGTTTATGTTAAccattgtaaattaaaaaaagattctaagcttttaattacataaaattgaaaaaccaTTAAATCCTTAAAATCCCTCAAACAAGAAAGCCAGAGATATAACACTATATGACATTTTCAGTAGAAAGTTTTTACAACATAAGTTTAACCATCAAGCCTAAAAAAAACTCTACAACAAAACGTGTTGATTACAAGTAAGAAATAATGTATTTAGAACATAAACGATACTTCCGGTACTTCGTTACAGTGTTATGAATAGAGTCACAACTTTGATCTGAGCAGCATACATTTGTAGTGtatcattaaattttattttgaatgataCAACCTATAACATATTGTTCTCATGATTTAAGTTTCACTTGACGCGTTGAtaacatttcaaatgatttgcaTAGTATTGTGTAATCTCTGAAATCACTGTTGCACAATTTTGGTTTTGTAATTATTCTTGTCTGGTAAGACGTAATCTACTATGATTTATAACACATCAGTGATcatcatttaattaaaattgcTCGTGCACAACTTATTAATACGAAAGTGGTGACCTAACAAGTTCAACAATAATCAAAACAAGTGAAGTAAGATATGTGCAATGATGTGTTCGTTTTTGAACGCAACAGTTGGTAATCTTACAGATATACAGGGTATCCGTTTAGCAAAATGTAAACGCTTATGTTTCTCTCCTTtgccatttttatttgaaaaaaaaatacatccattttatttcactgtttacaaaatttggaatttttgaaatactaaggcttttctacctcaggcatagataaccttagctgtatttggcaacacttttagaaattttggtcctcaaagctcttcaacttcgtacttttttggcctttttcacttttttggattcgagcgtcactgatgagtcttttttagacgaaacgcgcgtctggcgaataGACAAATTttagtccttgtatctatgatgagtttatttgattgCACTCCGTTCGTATTGGCTGCACTTGTTGGTGTCAATATGACGTCTCTATTGTGTATTAATAGCAGGCGATTGTAGAATGAACTATGTCGCATACACcagataaaataaagtattccAATGTTACCATTCCTTCTAGAAAACACCAATAAAACATCAACTCCTATAATCTCAAACccttaaaattttgcatttaacGCAGCAATTTGCAAAAAAACTTTTAGCCTAGGCATCACAGAAACAGCAAAAACTTAATTTCActtcaatgtatttttattgaaGTAACGCAACCTTTCATACTTGCtaaattaaaagcaatattATTTAAACTTTCCTGTAATAAATGGGGGTAGTGTTGCTAAGTCTTAAGTTGTACATGTTACATGTACGTTTTGTGTACTAATGTTTGTCAGTTtgactttttctttttaagtatGGCAcaatcagtttattttagatttatgagtttgaatgtctctctTATATTTTCCTACCTTCTTTTTTAAGTGATTTATACATGTACCGCTAAATTTGTAAGGACAATTTTCTAACCTAATATTAAACTAGCTGTGCATTGTTTGTCTGCATATATTGATGCCATTAAAGTCCCCGTTGAATCTCCTATCCTTGCTACTACGTTAACTGCAGGTGATACACCCTGAAATAAAATCAAGAGAAAGACTGTGAAATATAACGACAAAACtattcatattcataaaaacggtataattttattatataaccGAAACTTCCGACATTCTCGATTTAACTCATACCGCATCGgttttttttcctaatttgtAACTATAGAACAGTACATTATGTAAAGAGGAgagaagaaaaatttaaaaaaaaaggagaatgATTATCTTGGGCCtttctgaataaataaataaataaaaggaaaatgGACTTTTAACACAATGTGTTTGTatgaactttaatattttttgttttgttattgacGCATAAAAGGTTGTTTTAGTTGGCATGTTGCATTATCTATAAAGCAAATGTAACTGTATGCGTATAATACTGAGTGAGCTCATGTTTAATGGTAacaaaacatatctttatttcgTTCATAGAGTTGCTTAACATTTCATACCTTTGTATTCTTATCGTGTAAAATTAACAATCGTTACCATTGGCTATGTCATAATTGCAAACTTTGAATAGTTACCCCAAGTCTGTGAAGGGCGTCCTCTAATAGAATACAAGGGTCTAACCCTACACCGGTGGTACACTGAaaactttttgtccaagtttttATAGTACAATGTTTTAGACTAGTCTGTTCTGATGGAAAGGAAAATGTAAAACCTGAAATTAAAACATAGTCATAGAGGagagacatacatgtatatatgcatgTGTTTTGTGCGTTGTGCGTGTagtttactgttgatttttttattttcatgtgtaccaattttcgtggatttcatgTTCGTGGATATCTAAATTCGTGGTTTTTCCgtagtctgcatacaagcctttGGGAAATTTGTcgtttgttgaacatttaatttcgtggttcctATGTATACACGAAATCAAAGACAATTGGTATCCAATGTCATTTTGAACAGTAATTAATGAACAGTAAAAGGTGGATAAGAATCTGTATATGGAATGTGCCTTATGAacatatataggaagatgtggtatgagtaccaatgagacaactctgcatccaagtcacaatttataaaagtaaaccattataggtactAGTAaacatacggtcttcaacacggaacctaACACCGTACATCAAACTATAAAAGGTCTAAAAAATTActaatttaaaactatttaaaacgGGACAAACCAACGaactaatctttataaaaaacgaaaaacgagaaatATTTACGAACCATATAAACAAAGACAACTACTAAACATCAGATTCTTGACTTATGACAggtgaaaacaaatgaatatgaagaTAAATAGAtacaaggctccgtgttgaagaccgtattttgacctataatggtttactttcacaaattgtgactGGGATGAAGAGTTGTCCCGTTGCCACTTATATTCCATCTTCTCATAATTATTATCTTTCCAGGGCGTCACTTTTGTACACAGTTAATTCCTGCATTAAGTGTAGCAGTTTACTTGTTAATACTGTCgtgggcaattttttttattttcaacttatgtACAAggtttaaatattcattttcctATTCCTCTTGGTATAACAAAATTGTCTTCCCCTTAGTTATATGTATCGGTTTATAATTGCTGTTATACACCTTTCCATACATTATTCTCATACTAGTAAGAGTATTGTCCAAATGGTTATGCTAGGATTGCCTGGAAGGCgtcacagaaaaatattaaaaagcgcctttcaagacgtcataatcaTTTGGACTAGTAAGATTACTGACATGGCACCTAGCTCAGTAAAAGAGGcccgattttgtttttccttttattttcttttgtatattcaaaatgtaaattacCAGTTACGAACACATCGATTACGTTACCTCTTATCTTTCACATGTATTGTGAATTGTATGCGActgccatacaagtgagaggtttagctacctataaaaccaggtatcaccagcccagtagtcagcacttcggtgttgacatgaatatcaattatatggtcatttttataaattttctgtttacaaaactttgaatttttcgaaaaactaatgattttcttaccccaggagtagattaccttagccgtatttggcacaactttttggaattttgggtcctcaatgctcttcagctttgtatttgtttggcttttt is part of the Mytilus trossulus isolate FHL-02 chromosome 13, PNRI_Mtr1.1.1.hap1, whole genome shotgun sequence genome and encodes:
- the LOC134694804 gene encoding hexokinase-2-like, with protein sequence MESVDRRPFVQALAGDKQKKVCHILQDLIFTEEHMQKFMSTFEEQINYANNPNESEQKKSDLWWGYTYVSGVLQGNENGKYIGLDLGGTHFRIILVEFVNGIAETTTKYFNIHRQLLTGPCEKVFDQIAASIQTFLHDEEVRNDKPIPLGFTFSFPSEQTSLKHCTIKTWTKSFQCTTGVGLDPCILLEDALHRLGGVSPAVNVVARIGDSTGTLMASIYADKQCTASLILGTGSNACIVEDRARYKRVSTEDAHSDKILVDVEWGALGDNGCLDFYKNEFEREINKFSNHPDSYTLEKSFSGMYIGELVRLCLVKLIDNKTLFNGKSSKKLDTRWSLNAKSVASIESETDGSNNNTLNVLKEFDLHGNDTRVTEEDIGLVKEVCYLVSQRGAYIVATALTVLLKRMEKKEISVGIDGSLYEHHPNYHKHMLEVLNRLLPDVKVKLFLLKDGSGEGAAFVAAVAMKDLEKNH